A segment of the Desulfurococcus mucosus DSM 2162 genome:
GAGTTCATGGGCATAGTCTTCAGGAACCACCCGGAGCTGAAGAAATGGATCCTCGAGGGCAACTGGGAGGGCCCGCCTCCGCTCCGTAAAGACGTGGATACAGCTGGCTTCGTCGTGAAAACCATGTATGGAGGGTACAGGTATGGCAGGTAGAGGAAGGCTCACAGAGATATATTTCGGCCCACAGCACCCGGGTGCACCTGGCAACATAGGGTTCAAGCTACTCCTAGATGGAGAAAGAGTAGTGAAGGCTGAAGCCATCCCAGGCTTCCTCCACCGTGGCTTCGAGAAGATGATGGAGAACAGGACATGGGAGATGAACGTAGTACTCAGCTACAGGTTCTGCGTCGAGGACCCAGACCCCCTTGAAATAGCGTACTCCATGGCCCTTGAGAAAATCCACAGGGTCGACATACCTGAGAACGCCAAGTACCTTAGAATGATACAGGCAGAGTTCTCAAGGATAGCCTCCCACCTGTTCTGGAGCCACTTCATTGGTGGAAGCGTTGGACTAAGGACACCAGCATACTGGGCTGTTGCAGCCCGTGAGGAGATCCTCAAGTGGTTCGCCAGGCTCTCAGGTCACAGAGTATACCACAACATAAGTGTGCCAGGCGGCGTCAGATACCCGTTACCCGACTCCTTCGTCGAGGACACGCTTAGAGTAGCCGACTTCGTCGAGGAGCGGGTGAGAGACGTCGAGGCCGCCCTCCTGGGGAACAAGGTGTTCAAGGACAGGACGAAGGGGCTTGGAAAACTGACGGCGAGGGAGGCCCTTGAACTAGGTGCAACAGGCCCGGTTCTAAGAGCCACAGGGCTCCCCTACGACCTCCGGAGGGCTAACCCGTACCTGAACTACGGGAAGGTGGGCTTCGACATACCGACGGGCTCCGCCGGCGACTCATATGATAGAAGCATGGTGAGGTTCCGCGAGATCTACGAGAGCCTCAGGATAATACGTGAGAGCGTTAAAAGGATCGATCCCGAAGCCCCTCTGAGAGTGAAGCTCCCCCTCACAGCACCACCCGGTGAAGGGGTTGCCAGGGTTGAAACAGCTAGGGGCGAATACATGATTCACATTGTGAGCACCGGTGGCAGGAAGCCCTATAGGGTTAGGTTGAGAAGCATGTCGATGCCGCTGCTAACCACGGTCATAGAGTACATTGTGAGCCGTGAAGAGGTCACAATAGCGGATTTCCCAGTGCTCCTCGCCTCCATGGACCCCTGCACCCCGGATCTAGACAGGTGATGAGGAGTGGTCGCGGCATCAATCTATAAATCCCTAAGGTACCTCTTAAAGAGACCCTACACTAGGCAGGTTCCAAGGGTGGACACCCCGTTCAAGACCCCTGTTACAAGGGGTGGACACGTGCTCGACATGGCTAAGTGCACTGGGTGCTCGATGTGCCAGCAGGTGTGCCCAGCGAACTCCATAGACATGGTGGTTGTTGAAGGCGAATACCCGCAGAACCCGCGTAAAAGATTCCCCAGGATAGACTTGAACAAGTGCACCTTCTGCGGCCTATGCGTGGAGTACTGCCCGTTCAACGCGCTCTCCATGACCACTGCAACAGGCTACGAGCTCTTCACAACGGATAAGTCGACGCTGCTGAAGCAGCCCATGGATCTGAAGCCGCTTGCCAAGGTGACTATTACAAGAAGTCATTTCGCAGCCCCATACGTGAAGCCATATCTGCCTAGGAGTGGAGGCGGGGAGGTGGCCTAGGGTGGTTGACTACGGGCTCCTCGAGTCAGCGATACCGTTTATCACGGGCCTCTTCACAGCCGCCATGATACTGTACTCGCTGAGAGTACTATCCTCGAAGACCCTGCCGGACGCGGTGCTGGCGGTGGATGCTTTAAGCGTAGACCTAGTCGTGCTTTTAGTCCTCATAGCCCTCTACTATAAATCCCCAATGCTCCTCATAGGTGTAGTACCCTTGGCAGCATGGATCCTCCTGCTCGACGTGATCATTGCGAGATACATGTATAAGCATAGGGAGAGGGGTGGTGGGAGATGATGGATACAATAATATTCTACCTCGGCCTCACGTTAACGATCACCGGCGGCGTACTCGATATCATAGCTTCAATAGGCTTCTTCAGGCTGAAAGACTTCTACATGAGGCTCCATGCAGCTACAATAGGCAGCATTGGTGGAGGCTTCTACCCCTTGATAGGGCTGGCGTTGATAGTGCTCTCCCTCGACGTCGACATATATTTTAAAGCATATTTCTCAGGAGTCTGCCTAATAGCTGCTGCACTCATAGCCCTTGGAACCCCGGCCGGCTCCCATATCCTTGCCAGGGCAGCCTATCACAGCGGGGAGCCGGAGCCCATCACCGGGGTAGACAAGCTCAGGGAGGATAAGGGTGATGGGAGATGATACTGATCGCAGCCATAAGTGCAACACTAGCACTGCTTGCAACAATAGCTGTTTTCAGGGAGAGGGATGTCGCCAAGGCAATAGTGTACTCGGGAATAGAGTCGGCTTTCTACGCGATACTCCTCTCATACCTCCTGGCTCCAGACCTACTCATAGCGTACATAGCCATAGGGCTCGGCGTGAACAGCCTCCTACTCATATACGTGTTGAGCAAGGGTGATAGATATGAGGAGTAGGAGCATGCACCTCTATCTCTCAATACTGGTCTCACTCACCCTAGCAGTATTAATAGCACTACTACTAGAGTACACGGGGCTAGCCAGCTTCAAAGCACAGGAGCTCACCGGGCTCGCACAGATATACCTGGCGCACGTAGCCTACCCTGGCTCCCCGTGGACATCGATGAGCACTGAGGTGGTAACCAGCGTCATATGGGATCAAAGAGGCTTCGACACATACTTCGAGACAAGCGTGCTTTTCCTAGCCATAGCGGCCTCACTACTCGTACTGGAGAAAACCGGCTCAGCCACAAGGCTCAGCGACGCCGGCGGCGAGGTCACAGTGATAGTTAGAACAGTGGTTAAACCAGTAGTATTGATAGTGGCCGTGGTCAGCGTGTCGGTCGCACTCCACGGGCACCTCACGCCTGGAGGCGGATTCCAGGGTGGAAGCATATTCGTCATCGCACCCCTACTAGTCCTCCTAGCCCTAGGCATCAGCCCACTGTATAAAGCAGGGTTCACACCGCGGAAACTCCTAGGGGTGAGAGCCCTGGCAGTCACCCTGATATTCGTGCTCGGAGTAATCCCACTAGCCTACAGTATTGTAAGCGGTGGAAAGGCATACCTCTTCCAGAACCTCGCTAAGCCGTACTCGCAGTTCTCGTTCCCAGCCCTCGTGGAGACACCCATGGGACCCCTGCTGTTATCGGGCACGCTTTTCTGGCTCAACTTCTTCGAGTTCCTCGCCGTCTCCTCAGGGTTCACTCTCGCATTAATCTACTTGACAAGGGAGTTCGAGGGAGGTGACGCCGAGTGAGCCTCGACGCATACATCTGGTACTACATAATGGTGACAGTAGTGTTCACCATAGCATACTCGCTCTACGGTGTTGCAACCAGGCCCCATATAGTCAAGAAGCTAGTGTTCATAACCATACTGTCAGACGCCGTCTACGTGCTCCTAGTCTTCATGGGGTACAGGCTCACGGCTTCAACACCCCCGGTCTACCCCGGTGGAACACTGCTAAACCCGCAGCTACCGTGGAACCCTAGTGAGGTAGTATCCTTCATAGCGAGGAGCGTTGACCCAGTGCCACAGGTACTCATAGTGACAGCCATAGTGATAGGCCTAGCCCAGTTGATATTCCTCTCCGCGATAGCGTTGAGGATAGTTAAGGCAACCGGGACATTCAACGTAAACCGCCTGGAGGTGGCTGAGGATGAATAAGGCTTCACTCGCAGTGGCCATACTTCTCTCCGCGGTCACATACCTCGTGTACACAGGGGTATTCGACATCCTTGAAGCCATGATAGCTGTTACGGCAGGCACCCTGGTGGCATACGTCTTCAAGCTGGAGCTAGTCAGCGATGCAGGCAAGCTTACACCGAGAAGAATGCTGCTAGGCCTCTACTACTTGTTCAAGTACTTCACAGTCATAGAGGCTAAGGCGCATTGGGGCGTGGTGAAGGTGATACTTTCCCCAAGCCCCCTTCCAACGCCAGCCATAGTCAGGGTCCCATTCAGGGTTTCAAGCGACTACGGTGTCACATTCGTAGCCAACAGTATAACCAACACGCCTGGAACAATAGTGGTCGACCTGGATCAGGAGAGAAAAGTATACTATGTGCACTGGCTGACCCCTACGGATGTAAGCGATGAAGGCGCTTACCGTGAAGTCTCAGCTGAGTTCGAGAAATACTTGAAGGAGGTCTTCGGGTAAGAGGTGGGTTAAATGGATGCATACGTGTTCACAATACTACTACTCTCCCAGACTGTTTTAGCCGGGCTC
Coding sequences within it:
- a CDS encoding MnhB domain-containing protein — protein: MRSRSMHLYLSILVSLTLAVLIALLLEYTGLASFKAQELTGLAQIYLAHVAYPGSPWTSMSTEVVTSVIWDQRGFDTYFETSVLFLAIAASLLVLEKTGSATRLSDAGGEVTVIVRTVVKPVVLIVAVVSVSVALHGHLTPGGGFQGGSIFVIAPLLVLLALGISPLYKAGFTPRKLLGVRALAVTLIFVLGVIPLAYSIVSGGKAYLFQNLAKPYSQFSFPALVETPMGPLLLSGTLFWLNFFEFLAVSSGFTLALIYLTREFEGGDAE
- a CDS encoding monovalent cation/H+ antiporter complex subunit F, yielding MVDYGLLESAIPFITGLFTAAMILYSLRVLSSKTLPDAVLAVDALSVDLVVLLVLIALYYKSPMLLIGVVPLAAWILLLDVIIARYMYKHRERGGGR
- a CDS encoding Na(+)/H(+) antiporter subunit B; amino-acid sequence: MILIAAISATLALLATIAVFRERDVAKAIVYSGIESAFYAILLSYLLAPDLLIAYIAIGLGVNSLLLIYVLSKGDRYEE
- the mnhG gene encoding monovalent cation/H(+) antiporter subunit G; the protein is MMDTIIFYLGLTLTITGGVLDIIASIGFFRLKDFYMRLHAATIGSIGGGFYPLIGLALIVLSLDVDIYFKAYFSGVCLIAAALIALGTPAGSHILARAAYHSGEPEPITGVDKLREDKGDGR
- a CDS encoding NADH-quinone oxidoreductase subunit I; the encoded protein is MVAASIYKSLRYLLKRPYTRQVPRVDTPFKTPVTRGGHVLDMAKCTGCSMCQQVCPANSIDMVVVEGEYPQNPRKRFPRIDLNKCTFCGLCVEYCPFNALSMTTATGYELFTTDKSTLLKQPMDLKPLAKVTITRSHFAAPYVKPYLPRSGGGEVA
- a CDS encoding Na+/H+ antiporter subunit C, with protein sequence MSLDAYIWYYIMVTVVFTIAYSLYGVATRPHIVKKLVFITILSDAVYVLLVFMGYRLTASTPPVYPGGTLLNPQLPWNPSEVVSFIARSVDPVPQVLIVTAIVIGLAQLIFLSAIALRIVKATGTFNVNRLEVAEDE
- a CDS encoding NADH-quinone oxidoreductase subunit D, with amino-acid sequence MAGRGRLTEIYFGPQHPGAPGNIGFKLLLDGERVVKAEAIPGFLHRGFEKMMENRTWEMNVVLSYRFCVEDPDPLEIAYSMALEKIHRVDIPENAKYLRMIQAEFSRIASHLFWSHFIGGSVGLRTPAYWAVAAREEILKWFARLSGHRVYHNISVPGGVRYPLPDSFVEDTLRVADFVEERVRDVEAALLGNKVFKDRTKGLGKLTAREALELGATGPVLRATGLPYDLRRANPYLNYGKVGFDIPTGSAGDSYDRSMVRFREIYESLRIIRESVKRIDPEAPLRVKLPLTAPPGEGVARVETARGEYMIHIVSTGGRKPYRVRLRSMSMPLLTTVIEYIVSREEVTIADFPVLLASMDPCTPDLDR
- a CDS encoding Na+/H+ antiporter subunit E, whose translation is MNKASLAVAILLSAVTYLVYTGVFDILEAMIAVTAGTLVAYVFKLELVSDAGKLTPRRMLLGLYYLFKYFTVIEAKAHWGVVKVILSPSPLPTPAIVRVPFRVSSDYGVTFVANSITNTPGTIVVDLDQERKVYYVHWLTPTDVSDEGAYREVSAEFEKYLKEVFG